From Variimorphobacter saccharofermentans, one genomic window encodes:
- a CDS encoding cellulose biosynthesis cyclic di-GMP-binding regulatory protein BcsB, which translates to MEKGILNERNNAMRKTVHKVISILCCILMFITTQAHTALATADISPISVNTGTENIEDTEEMSSKEEAYEQILESDPYEATKPNTVKPEIPDTTYQNYFSFDSSRVLKGIFSSTSFYFSIPKYWDTRFVYTVIEYNTSKLITEEVPASLTFMVNNTPVYSCNVSYQEGRTQLVYVTIPIELLKEGYNVLEAVSYVRMYDTEGCTEDQSWSSWINISEDSYVYAGYELIEDNNQISFFPYPFVSTVNPTGEGTAILVSDQSDNSEIAAAMYLMAGMSSHTSEENKISVGLYKDAQANKAKNRIVISLTENLPEELRLLLNDEKVSLSDLSNRVMVKRVKDERQNAMLLIVSDQKENLMEAVHMLLDEERLSQEKISTAYVKANSASLAAEAKELNQLIVGNYKIKDLIGSGITYIGPFHHEEILYLPFGKDYVLSSAGKISLKFRYSENLDFNRSLITVYWGDVPIASKKLLKEYAAGDELTFTMPADVVGTSATSIKIAFDLEIRDLFCTMRDDRMPWAYVTEDSVLYLPSKELTKLSFQHFPSPYQIGGTLSDVMLITSDEPDSRELDLLGKVVALCGENTKAYGDLKVIRANEFTEADSNYNIITVGTSTDNHFLKSINDQLYFAYNESGNAFLSNSTLILSDHYAKEIATFQLLKSPFASQRAILAVGGTGEDTLEQAKLLLASKKERAGLKGDCVLLDSDLELKTFEFMIEEDGNNRPSIGEFVKENKQPVVFTVMAIAAMGMLLLAAVLILLRARSHDKKEDKSE; encoded by the coding sequence ATGGAAAAGGGAATACTTAACGAAAGGAACAATGCTATGAGAAAAACGGTTCATAAAGTAATATCAATATTATGCTGTATACTAATGTTTATTACAACACAAGCACATACGGCATTGGCAACTGCTGATATAAGTCCGATTTCTGTGAACACAGGGACAGAAAATATCGAGGATACAGAAGAGATGTCCTCAAAGGAGGAAGCCTATGAGCAGATTCTGGAGTCGGATCCCTATGAGGCAACAAAGCCCAATACGGTAAAGCCTGAGATTCCGGATACAACTTACCAAAACTATTTTTCCTTTGACAGCAGCAGGGTACTTAAGGGGATATTCTCTTCCACCTCCTTTTATTTTTCTATACCGAAGTATTGGGATACCAGATTTGTATATACCGTAATTGAATACAATACCAGTAAATTAATAACGGAGGAGGTTCCGGCTTCTCTAACCTTCATGGTGAACAACACACCGGTTTATTCCTGTAACGTTTCCTATCAGGAGGGAAGAACTCAGTTGGTGTATGTAACGATTCCCATAGAACTACTGAAAGAGGGCTATAATGTATTGGAAGCGGTGTCCTATGTCAGAATGTATGATACAGAAGGCTGTACGGAGGACCAGTCCTGGTCTAGTTGGATTAATATTAGTGAAGACTCCTATGTATATGCCGGATATGAATTAATCGAGGATAATAATCAAATTAGCTTTTTTCCTTACCCTTTTGTATCTACGGTAAATCCAACCGGAGAAGGAACTGCTATTCTGGTATCTGACCAGTCAGACAATAGTGAAATTGCAGCAGCTATGTATCTGATGGCAGGAATGAGCTCACATACTTCTGAAGAAAATAAAATATCTGTGGGTTTATATAAAGATGCTCAGGCAAATAAGGCAAAAAACCGTATCGTCATATCGTTAACGGAGAACCTGCCGGAGGAATTACGACTTCTACTGAATGATGAAAAGGTAAGCCTATCAGATCTTTCTAATCGGGTTATGGTAAAACGTGTGAAGGATGAACGACAAAATGCCATGCTGCTCATCGTATCCGATCAGAAGGAAAATCTGATGGAAGCAGTTCATATGCTTCTTGATGAAGAGCGCCTTTCCCAGGAGAAGATAAGTACTGCCTATGTTAAGGCAAATAGTGCATCGCTGGCTGCTGAAGCAAAGGAGCTGAATCAGCTAATCGTGGGTAATTATAAGATTAAGGATTTAATTGGGAGTGGAATTACTTACATTGGGCCATTCCATCATGAGGAGATATTGTATCTTCCGTTTGGCAAGGATTATGTATTATCTTCCGCCGGTAAAATATCACTGAAATTCCGTTATAGTGAGAACCTTGACTTTAATCGTTCGTTAATAACTGTTTACTGGGGCGACGTTCCGATTGCCAGTAAAAAGCTACTCAAGGAATATGCAGCAGGGGATGAATTGACCTTTACCATGCCTGCAGATGTGGTAGGAACCTCTGCAACTTCAATTAAGATTGCATTTGATCTGGAAATAAGGGATCTGTTCTGTACCATGAGAGACGATCGGATGCCTTGGGCATATGTAACGGAGGACTCTGTATTATACCTGCCTTCTAAGGAGCTTACAAAGCTATCCTTTCAGCATTTTCCTTCACCATACCAGATCGGAGGAACGTTGTCAGATGTCATGCTTATTACCAGTGATGAACCGGATAGCCGAGAGCTGGATCTGCTTGGCAAGGTGGTTGCCCTATGCGGCGAAAATACCAAAGCGTATGGTGACTTAAAAGTGATTCGCGCCAATGAATTTACCGAAGCGGACTCCAATTATAATATCATTACGGTGGGGACAAGCACAGACAACCATTTTTTGAAATCCATCAATGATCAGCTGTATTTTGCCTATAATGAATCGGGGAATGCGTTCTTAAGCAACAGTACTCTCATCCTATCGGACCATTATGCGAAAGAGATAGCTACCTTCCAGCTTCTGAAATCACCCTTCGCCAGCCAAAGAGCAATATTAGCAGTTGGTGGTACAGGGGAGGATACTCTGGAACAGGCGAAGCTTCTTCTTGCATCAAAAAAGGAACGGGCGGGGTTAAAAGGTGATTGTGTATTGCTTGATTCGGATCTAGAGTTAAAGACCTTTGAATTTATGATAGAAGAGGATGGTAATAACCGGCCGAGCATCGGAGAATTTGTAAAAGAAAACAAACAGCCCGTAGTATTTACCGTAATGGCAATTGCAGCTATGGGAATGTTATTACTGGCAGCAGTGCTTATCCTGTTGAGAGCACGAAGTCATGATAAGAAAGAGGATAAATCAGAATGA
- a CDS encoding glycosyltransferase gives MTFADIISLYSIYAIWILMAINIILSIGGFIYYHRVKQTDGHCPLEEYPMVSIMVPAHNESIVIQRTVAALLNFDYPHDKYEIIVINDNSSDDSAEVLRKIQDKNPDRRLIVINTDSVAGGKGKSNALNIGFSVAEGSVIAIYDADNTPEPGALRLLVENLMSDDKIGAVIGKFRTRNRNATLLTRFVNIETLAYQCMNQAGRFFFFKLCTIPGTNFVMRRSIVEEIGGWDPKALSEDTEISFRIYRMGYYIKMMPLAVTWEQEPHLLSIWFKQRTRWAKGNIYVLLKNFKYIFDKSGGRMRFDVFYYLLVYILMLSSLIFSDIIFVSGILGFVHVFLSGFSTTLWVMAIMVFVLNVMITLAVEENEFSLQSAFLVLIMLFSYSKLWVAVVVNAIIKSISDAIFKREVKWDKTVRYVETAGNGKGNT, from the coding sequence ATGACCTTTGCTGATATTATTTCGCTTTATTCCATCTATGCAATATGGATTCTAATGGCCATTAATATCATACTCTCCATTGGGGGATTTATTTATTACCATCGTGTGAAGCAGACGGATGGACATTGCCCCTTAGAGGAGTACCCCATGGTAAGCATCATGGTTCCGGCTCATAATGAAAGCATTGTAATACAAAGAACAGTAGCTGCGTTGTTGAACTTTGACTATCCTCATGATAAATACGAAATTATCGTGATTAATGATAATTCCTCCGATGATTCGGCAGAAGTATTACGAAAAATACAGGATAAAAATCCGGATCGAAGGCTGATTGTGATTAATACGGACAGTGTGGCCGGAGGAAAGGGGAAATCAAATGCGCTTAACATAGGATTTTCTGTAGCTGAAGGAAGTGTAATTGCGATTTATGATGCTGATAATACGCCGGAACCAGGCGCGCTAAGACTTTTAGTGGAAAATCTGATGTCGGATGATAAAATCGGTGCGGTGATTGGAAAATTCCGTACAAGAAACCGTAACGCCACATTACTAACACGCTTTGTCAATATTGAGACATTGGCTTATCAGTGTATGAACCAGGCGGGTCGATTTTTCTTTTTTAAGTTGTGTACGATTCCGGGAACCAATTTTGTTATGCGAAGAAGCATAGTGGAGGAAATTGGTGGCTGGGATCCCAAAGCTCTATCGGAAGATACGGAAATCAGCTTTCGAATTTACCGCATGGGTTACTATATCAAAATGATGCCTCTGGCAGTAACCTGGGAGCAGGAACCCCATCTACTTTCGATCTGGTTTAAGCAGCGCACCAGATGGGCGAAAGGAAATATCTATGTATTACTGAAGAATTTTAAATATATTTTTGATAAATCAGGCGGAAGAATGCGCTTTGATGTTTTTTACTATTTATTGGTTTATATTTTAATGCTATCTTCCCTTATTTTTTCGGATATTATTTTTGTCAGCGGAATTCTTGGATTTGTCCATGTATTCTTAAGCGGCTTTTCTACTACTTTATGGGTCATGGCAATTATGGTATTCGTGCTGAATGTTATGATTACCTTGGCAGTGGAAGAAAATGAATTTAGCTTACAATCCGCTTTTTTAGTATTGATTATGCTATTTTCCTACTCAAAGCTGTGGGTAGCCGTAGTTGTGAATGCGATTATCAAATCCATATCGGATGCGATATTCAAGAGAGAAGTTAAGTGGGATAAAACGGTACGCTATGTTGAGACGGCAGGGAATGGAAAAGGGAATACTTAA
- a CDS encoding DUF2334 domain-containing protein, with protein sequence MMYKRVIAFLLALILAVGFLPVKAKASSSEYKDAEILIVYNNNPTKDEIEGIQTIVKILTYLQHSTVFLTVDESIAVLEHYDNVICYGLHGDLGRFMELLAKLDLNVFLMGSEGVEDYVKSQRYPLRFRSIPSAIATVKYRFSESNEFDALISKQDIILLDGELTYQNGSISVKEEEAGLYSRYLDFLYLPISDMTEALMQASFIKEVAQWLWPYNGEPHAYAQYIVLDEVYPFTPPEKLLEIVDYLIKYRLPFVISVMPIYQNGEYPAMQRFCDVLRYAQANGGAIIMHAPTIIKDKDNVTQIQKYLTIGTEAYTNLGVYPLGIEVPENHMFEETSRILLQRYSTVFFYQDQDEVALNLEEQFNIIYKDGHKMVGPAIGLVQTGESMTKVHATAMYLDIYEGFEAIKEKIDTSIQSNIPLKSLWDTDCTVYADGLYFYTEQGQLYVNDKKTDIAYEPVQYDDNFDYQSTVFHWIAKDLKGLNRKLIIFVLIASVVFIGFIIKARKLNRDKFLLPKEGGESK encoded by the coding sequence ATGATGTATAAAAGAGTAATAGCTTTTCTACTAGCGCTAATTCTAGCGGTGGGCTTCCTTCCGGTGAAAGCAAAAGCAAGCTCCTCAGAGTATAAAGACGCCGAAATATTGATTGTATATAATAATAATCCCACGAAGGACGAAATTGAAGGTATTCAAACAATCGTAAAAATCTTAACCTATCTTCAGCATAGTACAGTATTCCTTACCGTGGATGAAAGCATAGCAGTTCTGGAGCACTATGATAATGTGATATGCTATGGTTTACACGGGGATCTGGGCCGGTTTATGGAACTGCTGGCGAAACTGGATCTTAATGTGTTTCTGATGGGAAGTGAAGGGGTTGAGGATTATGTGAAGAGTCAGAGGTATCCTTTAAGATTTCGATCGATACCTTCAGCTATTGCCACCGTTAAATATCGGTTTTCCGAATCAAATGAATTTGATGCATTGATTAGTAAACAGGATATTATTTTACTGGATGGGGAATTAACCTATCAGAATGGTTCTATATCAGTAAAGGAAGAAGAGGCAGGCCTGTATTCAAGATATCTTGATTTTCTCTACCTTCCGATTTCTGACATGACGGAAGCACTTATGCAGGCATCCTTTATTAAGGAAGTGGCTCAGTGGCTTTGGCCGTATAATGGAGAACCCCATGCCTATGCCCAATATATTGTATTGGATGAAGTATATCCATTTACTCCACCAGAAAAATTACTGGAGATTGTGGATTACTTAATTAAATATCGACTTCCATTTGTAATTTCAGTTATGCCTATATATCAAAACGGAGAATACCCTGCAATGCAGAGATTTTGTGATGTGCTCCGATATGCTCAGGCTAATGGTGGAGCGATAATCATGCATGCACCTACAATAATCAAGGATAAGGATAATGTTACGCAGATACAAAAGTACCTTACCATTGGAACAGAGGCCTATACGAATCTCGGAGTGTATCCGTTAGGAATTGAGGTTCCGGAAAATCATATGTTTGAAGAAACCTCAAGAATATTGTTACAAAGGTACTCCACAGTATTTTTCTATCAGGATCAGGACGAGGTAGCGCTTAACTTAGAAGAACAGTTTAATATTATATATAAAGACGGACATAAGATGGTGGGACCGGCCATCGGCTTGGTTCAGACGGGAGAAAGCATGACGAAGGTCCATGCAACAGCCATGTATTTAGATATCTATGAGGGATTTGAAGCGATTAAGGAGAAAATTGATACCAGCATCCAGTCCAATATTCCGCTAAAAAGCTTGTGGGATACTGATTGTACCGTGTATGCAGATGGACTTTATTTTTATACAGAGCAGGGACAGCTTTATGTGAATGATAAGAAAACAGATATTGCCTATGAACCTGTCCAATATGATGATAACTTTGATTATCAATCTACGGTTTTTCATTGGATAGCGAAAGATCTAAAAGGGTTGAACCGGAAACTTATTATCTTTGTACTGATTGCATCCGTTGTATTTATTGGCTTTATTATTAAGGCTAGAAAATTAAATCGGGATAAATTCCTCTTACCAAAGGAAGGGGGAGAGAGTAAATGA
- a CDS encoding GGDEF domain-containing protein: MKLKSQNAKRITFYRQDLGILALFAVLFAGALIVIDTPTEMRLEFIVMLLVTFFCMLFAAFRMTMASVVLTGVQITIYTTYKVFFYYSSGESIQLLHFVWIFYPLLSIAAVNFFINGNARLEAENIMLKDQVSKLVLIDPLTGLYNLKGLYLDLQGQIGLAARKGIDITLMIVALRYEAELKKVLGTENLDIVKQRLAAIVQDIIRIEDRVYAIDDKGTLAIILSCDAEGAEMVKRRVKEKLTSFEAMPEIVKNKVIRIDLQFGYLQYDKETFGRDLIRYKQCTESELQYDV; this comes from the coding sequence ATGAAACTTAAGTCACAAAATGCAAAGAGAATCACTTTCTATAGGCAGGATCTTGGTATTCTTGCTTTATTTGCAGTACTTTTTGCGGGAGCATTGATTGTAATAGATACCCCTACGGAGATGAGACTGGAATTTATCGTTATGCTTTTAGTTACCTTTTTCTGTATGCTGTTTGCTGCTTTTCGCATGACAATGGCATCAGTAGTACTAACTGGAGTTCAAATTACAATCTATACGACGTATAAGGTGTTTTTTTACTACTCTAGCGGAGAATCCATTCAGTTGCTTCATTTTGTCTGGATCTTTTATCCGTTACTTTCTATAGCAGCAGTTAATTTCTTTATTAACGGCAATGCCAGACTAGAAGCCGAGAATATAATGTTGAAGGATCAGGTATCGAAACTCGTACTAATTGATCCGTTAACAGGGCTATATAATCTCAAAGGATTATATCTGGATCTACAGGGACAAATTGGTCTTGCCGCGAGAAAAGGAATTGATATTACTTTGATGATTGTTGCACTTCGATATGAGGCGGAATTAAAGAAGGTTCTCGGAACAGAAAATCTGGATATTGTAAAACAAAGACTGGCAGCTATTGTACAGGATATTATCCGAATTGAAGACAGAGTATATGCAATTGATGATAAGGGAACCTTAGCCATCATATTGTCCTGTGATGCAGAGGGAGCAGAGATGGTAAAACGGCGTGTTAAGGAAAAACTGACTTCCTTTGAAGCAATGCCGGAGATTGTAAAAAATAAAGTAATTCGGATTGATCTGCAGTTTGGTTATCTGCAGTATGACAAGGAAACCTTTGGACGGGATCTGATTCGTTATAAGCAATGTACAGAAAGTGAGCTTCAATATGATGTATAA
- the wsfD gene encoding glycan biosynthesis hexose transferase WsfD, which produces MQDRKDKGNKLVFALQRFSKAWKWLVGKRQIVNKGMYAKYNPHRIAIATSVAVGLLWIVMLFVPPYLGVADDGTLYKVMDRAGISYIEESPEDIYNNYYIRRYYLRGDEAGAFAPSNSQDIIVQVAVTLDQLLTRDQIFDLRFLALLYGVLYLPAVYLLTKNAVNKVKNFSEAIAIGILSVIIFGDVSYIAYFSSFYPEALWFICLIGSVAFLCNIQRKKESYWSIVALLIYGSIFTTSRQQCGVIGFAIAGFFIRALFFNQRLRMKVCYVFCAFFMSMMGMLSSFTLESDFTLTSKYHAMTRGVLFQAPNPEKALAEFGIHNSYSVMANTSAYDFYPFILPDDEKLSQGFFDEYDTSEIIFYYIKHPVSFLRMLDVAVKSTNSLHRSYCGNYEKSYGMPPMAKSVFWSGWNYIKVHFAPQTVGYLFILLVLTYLVNRKKVKNASEIENSSIKLMDLTYILMAIGLSQGAITIVMSGDAEFTQHAFLLGASTDLIVYFLVAEALSKFKIFEDGGNNET; this is translated from the coding sequence ATGCAAGATCGAAAAGACAAGGGAAATAAGCTAGTTTTCGCGTTGCAGAGATTTTCAAAAGCATGGAAATGGTTGGTGGGAAAACGGCAAATAGTGAACAAGGGGATGTATGCCAAATACAATCCCCATCGTATCGCTATAGCTACATCGGTTGCAGTGGGGTTGCTTTGGATTGTTATGCTATTTGTTCCGCCGTATCTTGGTGTAGCTGATGACGGAACCCTATATAAGGTTATGGATCGGGCCGGTATTTCCTATATCGAAGAATCTCCTGAGGATATCTATAATAATTATTACATAAGAAGATACTATTTACGGGGAGATGAGGCAGGAGCCTTTGCGCCATCTAATTCCCAGGATATCATTGTACAGGTAGCGGTAACACTGGATCAATTGCTTACACGGGATCAGATATTTGATCTACGTTTCTTAGCATTACTCTACGGTGTACTATATCTTCCAGCCGTATATCTACTTACAAAAAATGCAGTGAACAAGGTTAAGAACTTCTCGGAGGCAATCGCCATAGGGATATTATCCGTAATTATCTTCGGGGATGTATCCTATATTGCATATTTTAGTTCGTTTTATCCTGAAGCACTCTGGTTCATCTGCCTAATTGGCAGCGTAGCATTCCTATGCAATATACAGCGAAAGAAGGAGAGCTACTGGAGTATAGTAGCGTTATTGATATATGGAAGTATTTTTACCACCTCGAGACAACAGTGTGGAGTCATTGGATTTGCCATTGCAGGCTTTTTCATTAGGGCATTATTCTTTAATCAGAGGTTACGTATGAAGGTATGTTACGTATTCTGTGCATTCTTCATGAGTATGATGGGTATGCTTTCCTCGTTTACTCTGGAATCGGATTTTACGTTAACGAGCAAATACCATGCTATGACTCGTGGTGTGTTATTTCAAGCACCGAATCCGGAGAAGGCTTTGGCCGAGTTTGGGATTCATAACTCATACTCTGTAATGGCAAATACCTCAGCTTATGATTTTTACCCTTTTATTCTTCCTGATGATGAAAAGCTTAGTCAGGGGTTTTTTGATGAATATGATACTTCGGAAATCATTTTTTATTATATAAAGCATCCGGTTTCTTTTTTAAGAATGCTGGATGTGGCAGTTAAAAGTACAAACAGTCTTCATAGAAGCTATTGTGGCAACTATGAAAAAAGCTATGGAATGCCTCCCATGGCCAAGTCTGTATTCTGGTCAGGTTGGAATTATATAAAGGTTCATTTCGCACCACAGACGGTAGGATATCTTTTCATTTTACTAGTATTAACCTATCTTGTTAATAGAAAAAAAGTGAAAAATGCTTCAGAGATAGAGAACTCATCAATAAAGCTAATGGATCTTACTTATATTTTAATGGCAATTGGATTATCACAAGGAGCAATTACCATTGTAATGAGTGGGGATGCAGAATTCACACAGCATGCCTTTTTACTGGGAGCTTCCACTGATTTAATCGTATATTTCCTGGTAGCTGAAGCATTATCGAAGTTTAAGATATTTGAGGATGGAGGAAATAATGAAACTTAA
- a CDS encoding glycosyltransferase family 2 protein: MSIILNIVIPCYNEQEVLPETASRLLYKIDGMIKFGILSSKSRITFVNDGSKDDTWRIIRELHKKNPIISGINLSINRGHQYALLAGLLTVKDDADVVISMDADLQDDIDAIDEMLLKYQQGCDVVYGVRSSRDTDSWFKKKTAELYYRLMNVLGAKTIYNHADYRLLSKRALIRLDEFQEVNLFLRGIIPLIGYKTDIVYYERKSRFAGKSKYPLTKMMEFAWEGITSFSTRPIRMISAFGGFIFLFSLLMLVYILVRYFTGKTIVGWASVAVSVWAIGGLLLLSIGIVGEYIGKIYLETKKRPRYFIESYLKDFEQEEKEEFTCKIEKTREIS; this comes from the coding sequence ATGAGTATCATACTAAATATTGTAATACCCTGTTACAATGAACAAGAGGTTTTGCCGGAGACTGCATCTCGATTACTCTATAAAATTGATGGGATGATAAAGTTTGGAATACTTAGTAGTAAAAGCAGGATAACCTTTGTAAATGACGGATCAAAAGATGATACCTGGAGGATTATCCGTGAATTACACAAGAAAAATCCCATCATTTCCGGTATTAATCTGAGTATAAATAGGGGGCATCAATATGCATTGCTTGCCGGACTTCTTACTGTTAAAGATGATGCTGATGTAGTGATATCCATGGATGCGGACTTACAGGATGATATTGATGCAATAGATGAAATGCTGCTTAAGTATCAACAAGGCTGTGACGTAGTTTATGGAGTCAGAAGCTCCAGAGATACAGACTCTTGGTTTAAGAAGAAAACGGCAGAATTATATTATAGGCTGATGAATGTCTTAGGAGCCAAGACGATATATAACCATGCGGATTATCGACTACTGAGTAAACGGGCTCTGATACGACTGGATGAATTTCAGGAGGTCAACCTTTTCTTGAGAGGAATCATACCATTAATCGGTTATAAGACGGATATTGTTTATTATGAAAGGAAATCACGCTTTGCAGGTAAAAGTAAATATCCTCTGACGAAAATGATGGAATTTGCCTGGGAAGGCATAACATCCTTCAGCACCAGACCAATTCGTATGATTTCAGCTTTTGGGGGCTTTATTTTTCTCTTTAGTCTTCTTATGCTGGTTTATATTTTAGTACGTTATTTTACAGGCAAGACAATAGTTGGATGGGCCAGTGTAGCGGTATCTGTGTGGGCCATCGGGGGATTGTTACTGCTTTCTATAGGTATAGTAGGAGAATATATTGGAAAGATATATCTTGAGACCAAGAAGCGCCCTCGATATTTTATTGAAAGCTATCTTAAGGATTTTGAGCAGGAAGAGAAAGAGGAATTTACATGCAAGATCGAAAAGACAAGGGAAATAAGCTAG
- a CDS encoding phosphoribosyltransferase, translating into MERRAIKIHAPMNKKIVLKIIPGHFATSNSHVNLYIDLTTMKTRQKEAAEAAKQMAKQYVNSVVVDTIVCLDGCEVIGAFMAQELSGAGIRSMNAHQTIYIINPEFNTNGQMIFRENIQPAVYGKHILLLAASATTGDTLKKSLDCIQYYGGIIQGISSIFSAVDQVDNVPVYSIFHAKDLPDYQSYTIGECPMCQSKQRLEAIVDGYGYMKL; encoded by the coding sequence ATGGAAAGAAGAGCAATTAAGATTCATGCACCGATGAATAAGAAAATTGTACTGAAGATAATACCGGGTCATTTTGCTACCAGTAACTCCCATGTTAATCTTTATATTGATTTGACGACAATGAAAACCAGACAGAAGGAAGCGGCGGAAGCTGCTAAACAGATGGCTAAACAATATGTAAATAGTGTGGTTGTTGACACCATTGTTTGTCTGGACGGCTGTGAAGTAATCGGTGCCTTTATGGCACAGGAATTATCAGGTGCAGGAATTCGTTCGATGAATGCACATCAGACAATCTACATTATTAATCCGGAATTCAATACCAACGGACAAATGATATTCAGAGAAAATATTCAACCAGCTGTTTATGGAAAACACATTTTACTACTGGCAGCTTCTGCCACTACAGGTGATACCTTGAAAAAAAGCCTGGATTGTATTCAATATTATGGCGGAATAATACAAGGAATCAGCTCAATCTTCAGTGCTGTAGATCAGGTAGATAATGTACCGGTGTACTCGATTTTTCATGCAAAGGATCTTCCCGATTATCAAAGCTATACCATTGGTGAATGCCCTATGTGTCAATCAAAGCAGAGACTAGAAGCGATTGTTGATGGCTATGGATATATGAAGCTATAA
- a CDS encoding CFI-box-CTERM domain-containing protein, whose protein sequence is MEYIIRECPYCNGELHIPEELETCICIYCGKSFRTKDKELEVISADVRQRMEAEYQESIMQIPSLVKDYEVFLSKFTKKDYKQAFVDYVEACRSLFDTVTNYAELDEGRDSIVAETVASELVKCIENNINSAKTGVLTEPKKLLIEKYRFFLMVYTVPMINHLQIGYGDILIDRIIKEWTVRYPKFQLAKGSYEQLQEGFQRKGWCFITTAACENMNKPDDCEELKLFRFFRDTYMQQTQERKEKVQVYYRIAPLIVSAITLSPDNEDAYRRIWVDYLQPCYDDLNEGRYEICERRYTSMVQDLKDEYQVHFLD, encoded by the coding sequence ATGGAATATATAATCAGGGAATGCCCGTACTGTAACGGGGAACTTCATATACCGGAGGAACTTGAGACTTGTATCTGTATCTACTGTGGTAAAAGCTTTCGTACGAAGGACAAGGAGCTGGAAGTCATATCAGCGGATGTACGACAAAGAATGGAAGCAGAATATCAAGAAAGCATAATGCAGATCCCCAGTCTGGTTAAGGATTATGAGGTATTTCTTTCTAAATTTACCAAGAAGGATTACAAACAGGCTTTTGTAGATTATGTGGAGGCTTGCCGTTCGTTGTTTGATACTGTAACAAATTATGCCGAGCTGGATGAGGGGAGGGATTCGATTGTTGCAGAAACAGTTGCGTCAGAGCTGGTTAAGTGTATAGAGAATAATATAAATTCAGCGAAAACGGGTGTGCTGACGGAGCCAAAGAAACTCCTCATCGAAAAATACCGGTTTTTCTTAATGGTGTATACGGTGCCAATGATCAATCATTTACAGATAGGTTATGGGGATATACTGATAGACAGGATTATAAAAGAATGGACGGTCCGATATCCGAAGTTCCAATTAGCAAAAGGAAGCTATGAACAGCTGCAAGAGGGCTTTCAGCGTAAGGGCTGGTGTTTTATAACGACAGCAGCGTGTGAAAACATGAATAAACCGGATGATTGCGAGGAACTGAAGCTGTTTCGTTTCTTTCGTGATACCTACATGCAACAGACACAGGAACGGAAAGAAAAGGTTCAGGTCTATTACCGGATCGCTCCCTTAATCGTATCGGCAATTACTCTTTCTCCAGACAATGAGGATGCCTACCGAAGAATATGGGTGGACTATTTACAACCATGCTATGATGATCTTAATGAAGGTCGTTATGAAATCTGCGAGAGACGTTATACCAGCATGGTACAGGATCTAAAGGATGAATATCAGGTACATTTCTTGGACTGA